The region AATCATCCCCAACCATAACACCAGTTCTTGGACGTACATCTACCTGTTCAGCCCAGTTGTGAACCATGGTAAAAGTAATTTTAGCTCCTTTTTTAAGATAAAACTCAGATACTCCAACGTGAAGGGCAGAACTTACGTCTTCGCCTGTAGCACAGCCAGTTATGATGTGTAATTCAGAATTTTCCTCAGCAATGATAACATTGTGAGCTGTTTGCATTACTTTTTCATCGCCAATAAACATACATGCCTGTAAAGGGAACACTTCTTTTGAACCAGGTAAAGATCTTATGAAGTAACCGCTGCTTCCTTCTTCATTTTCTCTAATTGCTGTTTGGGCTGTATATTTATCTGTATCTGGAGCCACAGCTTTCCACATGTAATCTTTAATCCAGCCATACTTATCCATGGCCACGTTCATTCCCATTATTTCCACGCCTTCAGATGCGCATGTGGTACAGACTCCGCTTTGATCAACTTGAATAAATGTCCCTGATCGTTCGTTCTCATTAGGGTCTACACCAACTTTAAGCAAGGTGTCCTGTACTTTTTTAGGAACTTCTGAGGCTTTATCTACCCTTTCATGTTCTCCTGCTTCTTCTTTGATGAATTTTTCAAGATCGATATCTTCTCCATAGAGAGCTTTCTTTTCACTTGCTTTTTTTGCCCGATCTAGTGTATTTTGCAACATTCAACACATCCTTTAAATCCTTCTTTTCGAATATCTTCTAAAATTTCTGCAGGGTTGCCTGAACATGCTATTTTGCCATCCATAAGCACGTGAGCTGTGTCAGCAGCAACGAAATTTAAAATATAACCTAAATGAGTTATAAGGAGTCCTGATTTTTCTCTTAATCCTGGTTTTTTATCTTTATCGAGTAGCACGTTGATTTCTTCAGCAAGAAGTTCCACATTTTCGATATCTACACCAGAATCTGGTTCGTCGAACATTACAAAGTCAGGCTGCTGGGCAAGAAGCTGTAGAATTTCAGAACGCTTTACTTCACCGCCTGAAAATCCGAGATTCACATCTCTTTCCAAGAATCTATCGCTCATTTTTAATTTTTCAGCGATTTCTGCCAGTTCTGGGCTTAACTCTTCTTCATCAGGCTTTCCATGCATGCTCTCCATTTTTAGAAGATCTTTTAATTTTACTCCTCTTATTGCTGGAGGATTCTGGAAACTAACACCAATACCAGCTTTCACACGTTCTGTGGTTGTGAAATTGGTTATGTTTTCTCCTTTGAATATTATTTTTCCCCTAGTTACTTTATACTTTGGAAATCCTAATATTGTCATGAATAGTGTACTTTTTCCGGATCCATTGGGTCCTAGAAGAACGTGAGTTTCTCCTTGGCCTATGTTCAAGTTTATATCACTTAAAACTTCTCTTCCACTAACTTCAACGGCTAGATCAGTTATTTCTAGTAGCAGTTTTACCACCATCGTTTTTAATAATGTTATTTTTTAATTCTTAAAATCATGTTTCTGTATTTTATTTTATATAATCTAATATAGTATTTAACAATTGTTAATAGGGCTGATTTATGGTTAATATTTATATTAACCATGGTTGGTAAGACAATTATTATATGGTAGAAAAATAAATTACAAATTGCAGTATTTGGGGATTATATGGCACAATTAAATCTTTAAATAATCTATAGATAAATATAATATTTTTAATTTGGTATTAAAGCCCGATTAACGGGTAGTTTAAGGGCCAAAAATCTTGTTTTAATATATAAACTTTTCTACTTTGTTTTATAAGTAACCTTTATAATAATTGGTTTTATACCTATAAGTGTACATAGTACACAAATCTTAGTACGCTAATAGTACATGGATTAAACGCAAGGAGGAAACTCTATGGCTGAGGATGATATAAAAATCGTTATGTTTTGTTGTAACTGGTGCTCCTACGGTGGAGCAGACACAGCAGGTACCGCAAGGATGCAATATCCTCCGAACATACGTGTAATACGAGTAATGTGTTCAGGACGTATAGAACCACAATTTGTTCTAAAGGCATTCAGAGAAGGTGCTGACGGTGTTATTGTAGCCGGATGTCACCACGGGGACTGCCACTACGATGCAGGTAACTATAAATTAGATAGAAGAATGAGATTAATCTACAAACTTGTAGACGAATTAGGAATTGGAAAAGAAAGAGTATACCACGACTGGATTTCTGCATCAGAAGGGGAAAAATTCGCAGAAACAGTTAAGATGATGGTAGATCGTGTTAGTAACCTTGGACCATCACCGCTTAAGGCACAATTGGCAGAAGTTGAAGAAGCGGAGGCATAAACATGGCTGAAAAAATTAAATTAGGAAGTGTTTGGCTTGGTTGTTGTTCTGGGTGTGAACTGTCTATTGCAGATATACACGAAGCCATAGTAGATGTTTTAGGATTAGCAGATTTTGAATTCATGCCTGTTCTAATGGATGTTAAATATGATGAATGGACAGATGTAGATGTCGCCATAGTAACTGGAGGTATTCGAAACGAAGAAAACCTTGAACTGGCAAAAAAAGTACGTGAAAAAGCAGGTTTAGTTATGGCCTATGGTACTTGTGCTGTTTATGGAGGAATTTTCGGATTAGGAAACCTACACACTGTTGATGACCTTACACAAGAAGCTTACGTCAACTCTGAAAGTACATACAATGATGAAGGAATAATTCCTCATGATGGAGTACCTAAATTGGAAAGTAGGCATAGGGCACTAACTGATGTCATTGACGTCGATTTAGCTTTGCCTGGCTGTCCACCTCGCTCCGATGTAGTTGCACAGATTGTTATGGCTCTCTTAAAAGGAGAAGAATTACCTGAAATACCAAATACAAACTTATGTGAAGTTTGTCCTAGAGAAAAGCCACCGGAAGGAATGGCTATGGATAAAATCATTCGACAGTTTGAACTGGGAATGCCTGATGATGATGTTTGTTTAGTAACCCAAGGATTAGTATGCATGGGCCCAGCAACAATGTCCCTTTGTGGAGCAGAATGTCCAAGCATAGCTATTCAATGTAGAGGATGTTACGGACCAACTTCAAAGGTAATGGACCAAGGTGCAAAAATGATAAGTGCAATTGGGTCTGACTTTGGAATTGAACACGATAAAACCGTTGATCCAGAGGCAGTTGCTGACCAACTTGATGATGTGGTTGGAACTTTCTATACCTACACGCTCCCAGCGTCTCTCGTGCCATTTAAGGTGAAAAAGGAGGGTAAATAAATGGTTAAATTAACACTTGAACCTGTGACTAGGATTGAAGGTCACGCTAAAATCACAGTGGAACTGGATGACGCAGGAAACGTCCAGGACACCAAACTCCACGTTATGGAATTCCGTGGATTTGAAAAATTCATGCAGGGAAGAAACATTGAGGAAGCTCCTCGAATTGTTCCTAGAATCTGTGGTATCTGTGATGTACAGCACCACCTGGCGGCTGCTAAAGCAGTTGACGCATGTTTCGGATACGGTGGCGAAGATATTCTTCCTGCTGCTTATAAAATGAGGGAGATTATGAACTGGGGTTCATATATGCACTCCCACGCTCTGCACTTTTACTTCCTGGCTGCACCAGATTTCATAGCTGGAAAAGACAGAAAAACCAGGAACGTATTCCAAATAGTTAAAGACGCCCCTGAACTAGCTCTTCAAGCTATTGAACTCAGGAAAAATGCTTTAGACATCGTGAAAGCCATTGGTGGCCGGCCAATTCACCCAACATCCTCCACTCCTGGTGGAATATCCACGGAGTTAGACGATGAAACACAGAAAGAATTACTGAAAAAAGCACAGAGGAACATTGAACTGGCAGTAGCTACCATAGAAACAGCTAAGCCAATATTTGTCGAAAACCTCGAATTAGTGAACTCTCTTGGTAACATTGTAACCAAACACACTGGTCTAACCAAAAATGGTGTATGGGATGTTTATGATGGCGATGTACGAATAAAAGATGAAGATGGTAACATGTTCAAAGAATTCAAGCCAGCAGACTATCTGGACACCATCGCGGAACACGTTAAACCATACTCATGGCTCAAATTCCCATACATAAAAGACCTGGGTTACCCAGAAGGTATCTACAGAGTTTCACCAATGTCCAGACTTAACGTTGCTGACAAGATGCCAGATGCTGCGCCACAGGCTCAAGATTATTTCAAAGAGTTCCATGACACTTTTGGATATGGACAACAGACTTTACTCTACCACTGGGCGAGACTCATAGAACTCGTTGCTGCTGCTGAATGTGCAGCTGACGCATTAGAAGGAGACTTATCCGGACAGAAATTCCCAGACTCCCTTGAAAGGGCAGCTGGTGAAGGTGTAGGAATCGTGGAAGCACCACGTGGAACATTAACCCACCACTACGCATGTGACGACAATGGTATCATAACCAAAGCCAATATTGTAGTGGCCACTATCCAGAACAACCCTGCGATGGAAATGGGTATCCAGAAAGTAGCCCAAGACTACATAAAACCAGGTGTAGAGGTAGATGACAGTGTTTTCAACCTAATGGAGATGGTAATAAGAGCAT is a window of Methanobacterium sp. DNA encoding:
- a CDS encoding SufD family Fe-S cluster assembly protein, producing the protein MLQNTLDRAKKASEKKALYGEDIDLEKFIKEEAGEHERVDKASEVPKKVQDTLLKVGVDPNENERSGTFIQVDQSGVCTTCASEGVEIMGMNVAMDKYGWIKDYMWKAVAPDTDKYTAQTAIRENEEGSSGYFIRSLPGSKEVFPLQACMFIGDEKVMQTAHNVIIAEENSELHIITGCATGEDVSSALHVGVSEFYLKKGAKITFTMVHNWAEQVDVRPRTGVMVGDDSTYISNYILTSPVRSIQSYPTAYCSGKNSKVLFQSILGGQKDSVLDMGSRVILEGDGASCEMISRAVSKDQSQIYSRGHLAGRTQNVKGHLECHGLVLSDDSMIYAVPELEGSATELEMSHEAAVGKIAEEEVLYLMSRGLTEEEAASMIVRGFLSMDITGLPQELADETKRMLDMSLKGM
- the sufC gene encoding Fe-S cluster assembly ATPase SufC; the protein is MLLEITDLAVEVSGREVLSDINLNIGQGETHVLLGPNGSGKSTLFMTILGFPKYKVTRGKIIFKGENITNFTTTERVKAGIGVSFQNPPAIRGVKLKDLLKMESMHGKPDEEELSPELAEIAEKLKMSDRFLERDVNLGFSGGEVKRSEILQLLAQQPDFVMFDEPDSGVDIENVELLAEEINVLLDKDKKPGLREKSGLLITHLGYILNFVAADTAHVLMDGKIACSGNPAEILEDIRKEGFKGCVECCKIH
- a CDS encoding hydrogenase iron-sulfur subunit translates to MAEDDIKIVMFCCNWCSYGGADTAGTARMQYPPNIRVIRVMCSGRIEPQFVLKAFREGADGVIVAGCHHGDCHYDAGNYKLDRRMRLIYKLVDELGIGKERVYHDWISASEGEKFAETVKMMVDRVSNLGPSPLKAQLAEVEEAEA
- a CDS encoding F420-nonreducing hydrogenase, which translates into the protein MAEKIKLGSVWLGCCSGCELSIADIHEAIVDVLGLADFEFMPVLMDVKYDEWTDVDVAIVTGGIRNEENLELAKKVREKAGLVMAYGTCAVYGGIFGLGNLHTVDDLTQEAYVNSESTYNDEGIIPHDGVPKLESRHRALTDVIDVDLALPGCPPRSDVVAQIVMALLKGEELPEIPNTNLCEVCPREKPPEGMAMDKIIRQFELGMPDDDVCLVTQGLVCMGPATMSLCGAECPSIAIQCRGCYGPTSKVMDQGAKMISAIGSDFGIEHDKTVDPEAVADQLDDVVGTFYTYTLPASLVPFKVKKEGK
- the mvhA gene encoding F420-non-reducing hydrogenase subunit MvhA, which encodes MVKLTLEPVTRIEGHAKITVELDDAGNVQDTKLHVMEFRGFEKFMQGRNIEEAPRIVPRICGICDVQHHLAAAKAVDACFGYGGEDILPAAYKMREIMNWGSYMHSHALHFYFLAAPDFIAGKDRKTRNVFQIVKDAPELALQAIELRKNALDIVKAIGGRPIHPTSSTPGGISTELDDETQKELLKKAQRNIELAVATIETAKPIFVENLELVNSLGNIVTKHTGLTKNGVWDVYDGDVRIKDEDGNMFKEFKPADYLDTIAEHVKPYSWLKFPYIKDLGYPEGIYRVSPMSRLNVADKMPDAAPQAQDYFKEFHDTFGYGQQTLLYHWARLIELVAAAECAADALEGDLSGQKFPDSLERAAGEGVGIVEAPRGTLTHHYACDDNGIITKANIVVATIQNNPAMEMGIQKVAQDYIKPGVEVDDSVFNLMEMVIRAYDPCLSCATHEIDSQMKLATLEVYDSEGHLINKI